A single region of the Marinobacter salinus genome encodes:
- a CDS encoding sulfatase-like hydrolase/transferase, with the protein MESQVEKIVLIVDESIRADILGINGYGKGTTPYLRSVETGLINFGLAASASNCSDYSNLILRTGIRKGAIPDHDQMSLKTPSIWQLTKRAGYYNVYLDAQSAEEWGNYQNFMNKQEATFIDELLRLRQGVAYESDGVARDKLIDLLKQPGKVFIMLNKYGIHFPYFRSYPPESIIFTPALGPGEPMNDREKSLNSFMNGIRWSVDDWFKGLLSESGEFGNYVIIYTSDHGQNIVDDGTLATHCRPRANRFEGIVPMMVFASDAATLERLKAAQAEGYDRTSHFQVFPTLIKLAGYNGAWVKSHYGASLGEPLGSSPEFFVGDVHGRGSVRNWVSIFPNGIENDQRP; encoded by the coding sequence TTGGAATCGCAGGTTGAGAAAATCGTTCTGATTGTGGATGAAAGTATCCGTGCGGACATTCTGGGAATCAATGGATACGGAAAAGGTACGACTCCCTATCTTCGCTCGGTGGAAACTGGCCTCATCAATTTCGGGTTGGCCGCTTCGGCGTCAAACTGCAGTGATTATTCCAACCTCATCCTCAGGACGGGTATCAGAAAAGGGGCGATCCCGGACCACGATCAAATGAGCTTGAAGACACCCTCAATCTGGCAATTGACCAAGAGGGCAGGGTATTACAATGTTTACCTGGATGCGCAGAGCGCAGAGGAATGGGGAAACTACCAAAACTTCATGAACAAACAGGAAGCGACCTTTATAGACGAACTGCTAAGGCTTCGCCAGGGCGTCGCCTACGAGAGTGACGGAGTTGCTCGTGACAAGCTGATTGATCTGCTAAAACAACCCGGTAAGGTCTTTATCATGCTTAATAAGTATGGCATTCACTTTCCGTACTTCAGGAGCTACCCCCCGGAATCCATAATTTTCACCCCTGCTCTTGGGCCAGGTGAGCCAATGAATGACAGAGAAAAATCTCTGAATTCATTTATGAATGGAATACGTTGGAGCGTCGATGACTGGTTTAAAGGCTTGCTGTCCGAAAGCGGTGAGTTCGGGAATTACGTCATTATTTACACAAGCGATCATGGACAGAACATTGTCGATGACGGGACACTGGCCACACACTGCAGGCCCAGGGCAAATCGTTTTGAGGGCATTGTGCCCATGATGGTTTTCGCCAGCGACGCGGCAACCCTGGAAAGGTTAAAGGCGGCACAAGCGGAAGGTTATGATCGAACCAGCCATTTTCAGGTATTTCCGACGCTAATTAAACTTGCCGGTTATAATGGAGCTTGGGTAAAAAGCCACTATGGAGCATCGCTGGGTGAGCCTCTCGGCTCCTCGCCAGAATTTTTTGTGGGAGACGTCCATGGCCGTGGGTCGGTCAGAAACTGGGTCTCAATATTCCCGAACGGTATAGAAAATGACCAACGCCCCTGA
- a CDS encoding methyltransferase family protein: MTAERQNIEIIRNAKAWDKVLAPLMAVSISYPMVIVAGLDHRYNWSPEFPLWINVIGFILIAFGYAFAAWAVAENRFFFSVVSIQTERGHVVCDTGPYRFVRHPGYAGNILPLFGIVLALGSVWTLIPAALAAIISVIRTALEDKTLQEELPGYRDYVQRVRYRLIPGIY, translated from the coding sequence TTGACGGCTGAACGGCAAAATATTGAAATTATCCGAAACGCAAAGGCCTGGGATAAAGTGCTTGCTCCGCTGATGGCAGTGAGTATCAGTTACCCTATGGTTATTGTGGCAGGGCTGGACCATCGCTATAACTGGTCCCCCGAATTTCCGCTATGGATCAATGTAATTGGATTCATATTGATCGCGTTCGGTTATGCCTTCGCTGCATGGGCAGTGGCAGAGAACCGTTTTTTCTTCAGCGTGGTAAGTATTCAGACGGAACGAGGGCATGTGGTGTGTGATACCGGCCCGTACAGGTTTGTTCGGCATCCGGGTTATGCCGGAAATATTCTTCCACTGTTCGGTATCGTTCTTGCGCTGGGCTCGGTATGGACCCTTATACCTGCGGCATTAGCAGCAATTATCTCGGTGATCAGGACCGCACTAGAGGACAAGACTTTACAGGAAGAGTTACCGGGCTATCGAGACTATGTGCAACGTGTGCGCTACAGGTTGATCCCCGGCATTTATTGA
- a CDS encoding MAPEG family protein, whose product MDQAEYWYTVASVLLFFKMFAISAYQGFHRIGKLTFKNPEDAAFVRREAAEEELPQVQRAARAWLNDLENIPIFLALGVAYIWVGATPGWAVWLFSIFTGARYLHTLFYLCGIQPWRTVAYAVGVVCMFTMSIQILLALP is encoded by the coding sequence ATGGATCAGGCAGAATATTGGTACACGGTAGCTTCAGTGTTGCTGTTCTTTAAGATGTTTGCCATATCCGCATATCAGGGGTTCCATCGAATCGGGAAGTTGACCTTCAAGAACCCCGAAGATGCCGCCTTCGTGAGGCGGGAGGCCGCCGAAGAGGAGTTGCCCCAAGTTCAGAGAGCAGCCCGCGCCTGGTTAAATGACCTCGAGAATATCCCCATCTTCCTGGCCTTGGGCGTGGCATACATTTGGGTTGGCGCCACTCCCGGTTGGGCCGTTTGGCTCTTCTCGATATTCACGGGAGCTCGCTATTTGCATACATTATTTTATCTGTGCGGAATTCAGCCTTGGCGAACGGTGGCTTATGCAGTCGGAGTGGTGTGCATGTTCACCATGAGCATTCAGATCCTCTTGGCACTTCCCTAA
- a CDS encoding GNAT family N-acetyltransferase, whose protein sequence is MKPSGYICGNGKKAILSRSLIKQRGWGLSLAHWGKGYASEAARGALHVGFQQLRLPEPAGVAGHFFHRCAAPKLPQSSAPGGKETPWIRQNIGTR, encoded by the coding sequence TTGAAACCGAGCGGCTACATTTGCGGCAATGGCAAGAAAGCGATTTTGAGTCGTTCGCTCATCAAGCAGCGCGGTTGGGGGTTATCGTTAGCCCACTGGGGGAAAGGCTATGCATCAGAAGCTGCTCGCGGTGCATTACATGTTGGGTTTCAACAGCTGCGACTTCCTGAACCAGCCGGCGTTGCCGGACACTTTTTCCACCGCTGCGCGGCTCCAAAACTGCCGCAAAGCTCCGCGCCAGGGGGTAAGGAAACACCATGGATCAGGCAGAATATTGGTACACGGTAG
- a CDS encoding uracil-DNA glycosylase gives MNLRLYFQYMNAFPSTKKILLVGEAPGHKGCGVTGIPFTSGAAFQDGQHPLLQQLNSQISLPYVESENTATIVWEYLYAKENTPLFWNSFPFHPHPESTQATNRAPTNDEIDEGVRYLREIREWYRPDVVASVGWKGMRGLSKAFPGENFLYIRHPSFGGKRDFISGMENVI, from the coding sequence GTGAACCTTCGGCTGTACTTTCAATATATGAATGCCTTTCCGTCAACGAAAAAAATCTTGTTAGTTGGTGAGGCTCCGGGGCACAAGGGATGCGGTGTAACTGGTATCCCATTCACCAGTGGTGCTGCTTTTCAGGATGGCCAACACCCTCTTCTTCAGCAGCTGAATTCCCAAATTTCACTGCCTTATGTCGAGTCTGAAAACACTGCAACTATCGTGTGGGAATATCTCTACGCGAAGGAAAACACTCCGCTTTTCTGGAATTCGTTTCCGTTCCACCCACATCCGGAATCCACCCAAGCCACGAACAGGGCGCCAACGAATGATGAAATTGATGAGGGGGTGCGCTATTTGCGGGAAATTCGGGAATGGTATCGGCCAGACGTCGTCGCTTCCGTTGGCTGGAAGGGAATGAGAGGCCTGTCCAAGGCATTTCCGGGCGAAAACTTTTTGTATATCAGACATCCTTCATTCGGTGGAAAGAGAGATTTCATCAGCGGGATGGAAAATGTCATCTAA
- a CDS encoding M23 family metallopeptidase: MSGSKMAIDIVKLNSLGNRADGIAPRALSAYEIFGETLYSPCQGSIFKVRKSLPDNPPGHPDTEHPEGNYIVLKCAEADIFMAHLKAGSIRVDPGEVVTSGQPLAKIGNSGNTLEPHLHIGAAKDGKEIGLQFNGRSLSINSVISRKKEVHKNAINLNAQKRRFALLLRAGNGERRGQRQRLCYPTNSSMI; encoded by the coding sequence ATGAGTGGCAGCAAGATGGCTATAGATATCGTTAAGCTGAACTCGCTTGGTAATCGGGCAGACGGTATTGCTCCTCGAGCGTTGAGCGCCTATGAAATCTTTGGAGAGACACTCTATAGTCCGTGCCAGGGAAGCATTTTCAAGGTCCGCAAAAGTCTGCCAGACAACCCTCCCGGACATCCCGATACAGAGCATCCTGAGGGCAATTATATCGTGCTGAAGTGTGCTGAGGCGGATATATTCATGGCCCACTTAAAGGCAGGCAGTATTAGAGTGGATCCAGGGGAGGTTGTGACTTCGGGGCAACCGTTGGCTAAAATCGGCAATTCGGGGAATACACTTGAACCGCATCTTCACATTGGTGCAGCAAAAGACGGTAAAGAGATAGGGCTCCAGTTTAACGGGCGGTCATTGTCGATTAACAGTGTGATAAGCCGAAAGAAAGAAGTGCATAAAAACGCCATTAACTTGAACGCGCAAAAGCGTCGCTTCGCTTTGCTCTTGCGCGCTGGTAATGGCGAACGTAGAGGACAAAGGCAACGACTGTGTTATCCGACAAATTCTTCGATGATTTAG
- a CDS encoding encapsulin-associated ferritin-like protein: protein MSNEGYHEPISELSDETRDMHRALTSLMEELEAVDWYNQRVDACKNEELKAILVHNRDEEKEHAAMVLEWIRRQDPRFDKELKDYLFTDKPIAHK from the coding sequence ATGTCAAACGAAGGTTACCATGAACCAATAAGTGAGCTCTCGGATGAAACAAGAGATATGCACAGAGCTCTCACATCACTTATGGAAGAACTTGAAGCAGTGGACTGGTACAACCAAAGAGTTGATGCCTGTAAAAACGAGGAGTTGAAAGCAATCCTTGTTCACAACCGTGATGAAGAAAAAGAGCATGCTGCGATGGTTCTGGAATGGATCAGGAGACAAGATCCCCGGTTTGATAAAGAATTAAAAGACTATTTATTTACAGACAAGCCAATTGCTCACAAATAA
- a CDS encoding Txe/YoeB family addiction module toxin: MSFAHTAPCRVRPFSKGQGVVSEKNGEDPYRKPPPFEKLIGDLAGAYSRRINIQHRLVYQVLEDERVVKVLRLWSHYE; this comes from the coding sequence GTGTCTTTTGCTCATACGGCACCGTGCCGTGTCCGCCCATTCAGCAAGGGTCAGGGTGTTGTAAGTGAAAAAAACGGGGAAGACCCATACCGCAAGCCGCCACCGTTTGAGAAACTTATTGGCGATCTTGCGGGAGCCTACTCACGCCGTATCAATATTCAGCATCGTCTGGTCTACCAGGTTCTTGAGGACGAGCGAGTAGTGAAAGTTCTCAGACTCTGGAGCCACTACGAATAA
- a CDS encoding GNAT family N-acetyltransferase, whose product MKFSTYSESDRQEIEALFTRTFSDSEGESEGKLIGHLVHELMNGTETDDLFGFIATEQGQIVGCIFFTRLSFGSPVKAFMLSPVAVDTDHQGEGVGQKLIHFGIKRLRELGVELIFTYGDPNYYSKVSFEHVPQEVAEAPFKLAHPEGWLGQSLGGGSLELPLGQACCVEAFNDPRYW is encoded by the coding sequence ATGAAATTTTCGACGTATAGCGAGTCTGACCGACAGGAAATTGAGGCCCTGTTTACCCGGACGTTCTCTGATTCAGAAGGTGAGTCCGAGGGAAAGCTGATTGGGCATTTGGTGCATGAGTTGATGAACGGGACCGAAACCGATGACCTGTTCGGGTTCATAGCTACCGAGCAAGGGCAGATAGTCGGCTGTATCTTTTTCACGAGATTGTCGTTCGGCTCCCCCGTAAAAGCTTTTATGCTGTCACCGGTAGCTGTTGATACAGACCACCAGGGCGAAGGTGTTGGCCAAAAACTGATTCATTTTGGCATTAAGCGCTTACGTGAACTGGGTGTCGAACTCATTTTTACCTATGGTGATCCGAACTATTATTCAAAAGTGAGTTTCGAGCACGTACCTCAAGAGGTTGCGGAAGCGCCGTTTAAACTAGCTCATCCAGAGGGTTGGCTGGGGCAGTCGTTGGGTGGGGGCAGTCTTGAGCTCCCACTGGGACAGGCTTGTTGCGTTGAGGCATTTAATGATCCTCGGTATTGGTAA
- a CDS encoding type II toxin-antitoxin system RelE/ParE family toxin, whose protein sequence is MKLVYTDEAIEDLKRLREFIAVHNPSAAGRIATELVSKIELLPDFPRMGTPVEMAPVPDSIRDMVFGKYVVRYSVHVSAIIILRVWHELEGER, encoded by the coding sequence GTGAAACTGGTTTACACGGACGAAGCCATTGAAGATTTGAAGCGCCTCAGGGAGTTTATCGCGGTTCACAATCCTTCTGCGGCAGGCAGGATAGCCACAGAACTGGTTAGCAAAATCGAATTACTACCAGACTTCCCCAGAATGGGAACACCGGTTGAAATGGCACCGGTACCTGATTCCATCCGCGACATGGTCTTTGGCAAGTACGTTGTTCGCTACTCCGTACATGTCAGTGCCATCATCATTCTAAGGGTATGGCACGAGCTGGAAGGTGAACGATAG
- a CDS encoding CopG family ribbon-helix-helix protein yields the protein MSVTTVRLQAEVEQHLEAIAGRLHRSKGWVINQALSEYIEKQQREQERWQQTLEAMESAAQGKVVDASEVHSWLNSWGTENEQDAPRSGK from the coding sequence ATGAGCGTCACTACCGTTCGTCTTCAGGCAGAAGTTGAACAACATCTGGAAGCAATTGCCGGCAGACTCCATCGGAGTAAAGGCTGGGTGATCAATCAGGCGCTATCAGAATATATTGAAAAGCAGCAGCGTGAGCAGGAGCGTTGGCAGCAAACGCTGGAGGCAATGGAGTCGGCTGCCCAAGGAAAGGTGGTCGATGCTAGCGAGGTCCATAGCTGGCTCAATAGCTGGGGAACTGAAAACGAGCAGGATGCACCGAGGTCAGGTAAGTGA
- a CDS encoding Txe/YoeB family addiction module toxin: MTWKLVYTKQAQKDAKKLASSGLKPKTQELLALIAEDPYRKPPPFEKLIGDLAGAYSRRINIQHRLVYQVLEYERVVKVLRLWSHYE, translated from the coding sequence GTGACATGGAAGTTGGTTTATACCAAGCAAGCCCAAAAAGATGCAAAGAAACTAGCCTCCAGCGGCCTCAAACCAAAAACCCAGGAACTATTAGCGCTGATAGCGGAAGACCCATACCGCAAGCCGCCACCGTTTGAGAAACTTATTGGCGATCTTGCGGGAGCCTACTCACGCCGTATCAATATTCAGCATCGTCTGGTCTACCAAGTGCTCGAATACGAGCGTGTGGTTAAGGTTTTAAGGCTCTGGAGCCACTACGAATAA
- a CDS encoding type II toxin-antitoxin system Phd/YefM family antitoxin codes for MTGITATEARSNLYRLIDETAESHQPIVIMGKRNKAVLVSEEDWSAIQETLYLLSVPGMRESIREGMDTPVDECDEELDW; via the coding sequence ATGACCGGAATCACAGCAACTGAGGCGCGCAGCAACCTTTATCGGTTGATTGATGAAACTGCCGAGTCCCACCAGCCAATCGTCATTATGGGTAAGCGGAACAAAGCGGTTTTGGTATCCGAGGAAGATTGGTCGGCAATACAGGAAACACTTTACCTGCTCTCGGTACCGGGTATGCGTGAGTCTATTCGCGAGGGGATGGACACCCCCGTGGATGAATGCGATGAGGAGCTGGACTGGTGA
- a CDS encoding transglutaminase-like domain-containing protein — MNSPDNDYLSQTPMLDYDHPSLQALIKAKCWRELSPYDAIGAIYTFVRDDIHFGYNTDDTIPASQVLKDGYGQCNTKGTLLMALLRGVGISNRFHGFTIHNELQRGAIPWYLFALAPERIVHSWVEVYLDGRWINLEGYIIDRAYLGQVQARFGDECKTFSGYGVATPCLAQPPIDWHGENTYIQNEGIADDFGVYARPDDFYPTHSNLAGVKKWLFRYLFRHLMNRNVDRIRRRGISGRSRKPFTRMIRQD; from the coding sequence ATGAACAGTCCGGATAATGATTATTTGTCGCAGACGCCAATGCTGGACTACGACCACCCCAGCCTTCAGGCGTTGATCAAAGCGAAATGCTGGCGCGAGTTGTCGCCTTATGACGCCATCGGCGCCATCTATACCTTTGTGCGGGACGATATCCACTTCGGGTACAATACCGACGACACCATTCCCGCCAGCCAGGTGCTCAAAGACGGATATGGTCAGTGCAACACCAAAGGCACTTTACTGATGGCGCTGCTCCGGGGCGTGGGCATTAGCAATCGCTTCCATGGCTTCACCATACACAACGAGTTGCAGCGCGGTGCCATTCCTTGGTACCTATTCGCGCTTGCCCCGGAACGCATCGTTCACAGCTGGGTGGAAGTTTACCTGGACGGTCGCTGGATCAACCTTGAAGGTTACATTATCGACAGGGCTTATTTAGGCCAGGTCCAGGCGCGCTTTGGTGACGAGTGTAAAACGTTTTCGGGGTACGGCGTCGCCACGCCCTGCCTGGCTCAGCCACCCATAGATTGGCACGGGGAAAACACCTATATTCAGAATGAAGGTATCGCTGATGATTTCGGTGTTTACGCCCGGCCGGACGATTTCTACCCCACTCACAGCAATTTGGCCGGGGTGAAGAAGTGGCTGTTCCGATACCTCTTCCGCCACTTAATGAACCGTAACGTCGACCGTATTCGCAGGCGGGGAATCAGCGGTCGGTCAAGGAAGCCCTTCACAAGGATGATTCGACAGGATTAG
- a CDS encoding AraC family transcriptional regulator: MKSHKHHPIQVVWPAGQKAICRHDDLVVHGAVVVQSRVAHRLTMDSGWVILVEPQSALGARLSQLLGNQAMIALQELPAATPLIPSAEDDPAAHLGGLFGALDMKQEFLAQSTGDTASTVADERLRTLLRELDECLSGACLKPAGWRAVEVARSLSLSEGRFLHLFREQMHIPWRPYVLWRRLICAINALAQGASATEAAYGAGFSDSAHLSRTFKSLFGLSIREAGGLFS, encoded by the coding sequence GTGAAAAGCCATAAACATCACCCTATCCAGGTGGTGTGGCCCGCCGGTCAGAAGGCGATTTGCCGCCATGACGATCTGGTTGTGCATGGAGCGGTGGTTGTGCAGTCGCGGGTTGCCCACCGGCTGACGATGGATAGCGGCTGGGTCATACTGGTGGAACCGCAAAGCGCTCTGGGAGCGCGGCTGTCGCAGCTACTCGGCAATCAGGCCATGATTGCCTTGCAAGAGTTGCCGGCTGCTACGCCACTCATACCCAGTGCCGAAGATGATCCGGCCGCTCACCTTGGTGGCCTGTTCGGCGCTCTCGACATGAAACAAGAATTTCTGGCCCAGTCCACCGGCGATACCGCGTCAACCGTTGCGGATGAGCGATTGCGAACACTGTTGCGAGAACTGGACGAGTGCCTCTCCGGGGCCTGCCTTAAACCCGCCGGCTGGCGCGCCGTAGAAGTGGCACGGTCCCTGTCATTGTCGGAAGGACGTTTTCTCCACCTGTTTCGCGAACAGATGCATATACCCTGGCGCCCTTACGTGCTCTGGCGGCGCTTGATCTGTGCCATAAACGCCCTGGCCCAGGGAGCCTCCGCCACCGAAGCGGCCTATGGAGCTGGCTTCTCCGACAGCGCCCATTTGAGCCGGACCTTTAAAAGCCTTTTCGGGCTGTCCATTCGAGAGGCCGGCGGACTTTTCTCATAG
- a CDS encoding ZIP family metal transporter codes for MRITGGWRRDTESGCPEEELAGNQQHRRLARRKAEVHGWGLDSGFSTASLAAKKESHIDNLIWIVIGGFLMSAIALVGSVTVVLKPATLDRLLLPFVSLAAGTLIGGALFHMIPEGSAALDPLVTGVWLAAGFVTFLGLELFLHWHHSHSSEPTGRKPVTYLILIGDAVHNFLGGLGIASTFLINPAAGVTAWVAAAAHEVPQELGDFGILVRGGFPRRSALLWNFLSALTFPLGALVAYFAAQQFEVSGLVLFGAGNFIYIAASDLVPEIKANKSFRAAATHFGFFSVGIALTLCLAMWNA; via the coding sequence TTGCGAATTACGGGTGGTTGGCGGCGTGATACCGAGAGTGGATGCCCTGAGGAAGAGCTTGCTGGAAACCAGCAACACCGGCGCTTAGCACGTCGAAAAGCCGAGGTTCATGGCTGGGGCCTGGATTCGGGTTTTTCTACAGCCTCGTTAGCTGCCAAGAAGGAATCGCATATCGATAACTTGATTTGGATTGTCATCGGTGGATTTCTCATGAGTGCGATCGCCTTGGTGGGCAGTGTCACCGTAGTGCTTAAACCGGCCACCCTTGATCGCTTGCTGCTACCCTTTGTCTCCCTTGCAGCGGGAACACTGATTGGCGGTGCCTTGTTTCACATGATTCCAGAGGGTTCTGCCGCCCTCGACCCGTTGGTAACCGGCGTGTGGCTCGCCGCTGGTTTTGTCACCTTTCTGGGGTTGGAGCTGTTTCTTCACTGGCACCACTCACACAGTTCCGAACCTACAGGACGAAAACCGGTAACCTATCTGATCCTTATTGGCGATGCTGTTCATAATTTTCTCGGCGGCCTGGGGATTGCTAGTACCTTCCTGATCAATCCTGCTGCCGGCGTTACCGCTTGGGTTGCGGCGGCAGCCCACGAGGTTCCACAGGAGTTGGGCGACTTTGGTATTCTGGTGCGCGGTGGCTTTCCTCGACGAAGTGCTTTGCTGTGGAATTTCCTCTCTGCACTGACTTTTCCTCTGGGAGCCCTGGTCGCTTATTTTGCAGCTCAACAGTTTGAAGTGTCCGGCTTGGTGCTTTTTGGCGCAGGCAACTTCATTTACATTGCCGCTTCCGACTTGGTACCGGAGATCAAGGCAAATAAAAGCTTCCGCGCCGCAGCCACGCATTTCGGTTTCTTTTCAGTGGGGATAGCGCTGACGCTATGCCTCGCGATGTGGAATGCATGA
- a CDS encoding HigA family addiction module antitoxin, translating to MTMHNPPHPGEFIREVYLEPFGISSRQLASSLGVSPSTLSRLLKGDSGISPEMSLRLSKVLGRTPESWLAMQDMYDLWVARGTVNLDGIHRLDFEAA from the coding sequence ATGACTATGCATAATCCGCCGCACCCTGGTGAATTCATTCGCGAGGTGTACCTGGAGCCTTTCGGTATCAGCTCTCGTCAGCTTGCTTCCAGTCTGGGCGTTTCACCTTCTACTTTGTCTCGGCTGCTCAAAGGAGATAGTGGCATTAGCCCTGAAATGTCTTTGCGGCTGTCCAAGGTTCTCGGGCGCACTCCTGAGAGCTGGTTGGCGATGCAAGATATGTATGACCTATGGGTGGCTCGCGGCACAGTCAATCTGGATGGTATTCATCGCCTGGACTTCGAAGCAGCTTAA
- a CDS encoding type II toxin-antitoxin system RelE/ParE family toxin, with product MIKSFRHKGLKRFYSTGHTSGIQPDHAKKLRMQLAALDTATSVEDMDIPGFRLHPLKGKDKGRWSIRVNGNWRMTFEFQDGNAYILDYEDYH from the coding sequence ATGATTAAATCATTCCGTCACAAAGGACTGAAGCGGTTTTACTCGACCGGCCACACGTCTGGCATACAACCCGACCATGCCAAGAAGCTGCGTATGCAGCTGGCTGCTCTGGATACGGCGACTTCAGTGGAAGACATGGATATCCCTGGTTTTCGGCTTCATCCATTGAAGGGCAAAGACAAAGGCCGGTGGTCGATTAGGGTTAACGGAAATTGGCGCATGACGTTCGAATTCCAGGACGGCAACGCCTACATTCTTGATTATGAGGATTATCACTAA
- a CDS encoding transposase, with product MPRFKHYNYDQDAMVVINYQEQLQPGTFEYAVHYLIEHKLDLSVFHPKYRNEDTGRLAYDPAILLKIILFAYSKGITSSREMQWCCETNIIFKALSCDTVPHFTTLAKFVSSHAEEIEELFEQVLLVCHEQGLLGNELFAIDGCKMSSNAAKEWSGTFKELGEKREKLRRLIRHHLKEHYERDEAETEAELDRDIRRANTILSLDEAMNKVDRFLKTNRPRMGRGKRSKEVKSNLTDNESAKMTTSKGTIQGYNGVATVDKKHQIVIDAQAFGEGQEHHTLQPVLETVESRFRKLGIADSIYQQGTVVTADTGFANEANMKYLHERQINGYVPDNRFRSRDPKFQNQKDKYGKRHQNLPDTGWKQTIPASEFQFDPVTMTCICPAGNSISYQATREAENGKMRVHFEGRLLQCRHCPKKHQCMQNPASANHRKGSGRQVSFTIENKRLPNYTDWMKHRVDSPQGKEIYSHRMSVVEPVFGNIGTTKRLNRFSLRGKKKVQGQWQLYCLVHNIEKLANYGRLAA from the coding sequence ATGCCCCGCTTCAAGCATTACAACTACGACCAGGACGCCATGGTCGTGATCAACTACCAGGAACAGCTTCAACCCGGCACCTTTGAATACGCGGTGCACTACCTGATCGAACATAAGCTAGACCTGTCAGTTTTCCATCCCAAATACCGCAACGAAGACACTGGCCGTTTGGCCTACGATCCGGCCATCCTGCTGAAGATCATTCTGTTTGCCTATTCCAAGGGCATCACCTCCAGCCGTGAGATGCAGTGGTGCTGCGAGACCAACATCATCTTCAAAGCCTTGTCCTGCGATACGGTTCCCCACTTCACCACCCTGGCGAAGTTCGTCAGCAGCCATGCCGAGGAAATCGAAGAGCTGTTCGAACAGGTACTGCTGGTGTGCCACGAACAGGGATTGCTGGGCAACGAACTCTTCGCTATCGACGGCTGCAAGATGTCCTCCAACGCCGCCAAAGAATGGTCGGGCACCTTTAAGGAACTGGGCGAAAAGCGAGAGAAACTGCGACGACTGATCCGCCACCACTTGAAGGAGCATTACGAACGGGACGAGGCGGAGACCGAAGCCGAACTGGATCGGGATATCCGTCGGGCAAACACCATCCTCTCGCTGGATGAAGCCATGAACAAAGTGGACCGCTTCCTAAAGACGAACCGCCCAAGGATGGGCCGTGGGAAGCGGAGCAAGGAAGTGAAGAGCAACCTGACTGACAACGAAAGTGCCAAGATGACCACCAGCAAAGGCACGATCCAGGGCTATAACGGCGTAGCCACGGTGGATAAGAAACACCAGATCGTCATCGACGCCCAGGCCTTCGGCGAAGGCCAGGAACACCACACCCTGCAACCGGTACTGGAAACCGTCGAATCCCGATTCCGGAAACTGGGCATCGCTGACAGTATTTACCAGCAAGGCACGGTCGTCACCGCCGACACCGGCTTCGCTAACGAAGCCAACATGAAGTACCTGCACGAACGACAGATCAACGGCTACGTGCCAGACAATCGGTTCCGCAGCCGGGATCCGAAGTTCCAGAACCAGAAAGACAAATACGGCAAGCGTCATCAGAATCTGCCGGATACAGGCTGGAAGCAGACCATCCCGGCCAGTGAGTTCCAGTTCGATCCGGTAACCATGACGTGCATCTGCCCGGCAGGTAATTCCATCAGCTACCAAGCCACACGCGAAGCCGAGAATGGCAAAATGCGGGTGCATTTCGAAGGGCGTTTGCTGCAATGCCGGCACTGCCCGAAGAAGCATCAGTGTATGCAGAACCCCGCGTCCGCCAACCATCGCAAAGGCTCCGGAAGACAGGTCTCGTTTACCATCGAAAACAAGCGCCTGCCAAACTACACCGACTGGATGAAACACCGGGTGGACAGTCCGCAGGGCAAGGAAATATACAGTCACCGGATGTCGGTGGTAGAGCCGGTATTTGGCAACATTGGTACCACGAAGCGACTGAACCGTTTCAGCTTGCGAGGCAAGAAGAAGGTGCAGGGCCAGTGGCAGCTGTACTGCCTGGTGCACAATATTGAGAAGTTAGCGAATTACGGGCGGTTAGCGGCGTAA